A segment of the Cytobacillus luteolus genome:
TGTAATAGGTCGTCCTGAAGATCAACGTGTAACTGTTCGCACACTTGGCTTGAAAAAGATGCATCAAACTGTAGTGCACGAGGACAATGCTGCGATTCGCGGTATGATTAATAAAGTTTCTCATCTAGTTACAGTTACAGTTACAGAACAATAATCGAATCTTTATCAATAAGGAGGTGCCCAAATGAAACTTCATGAATTAAAACCAGCAGAAGGTTCACGTAAAACTCGTAACCGAGTAGGTCGTGGTACAGGTTCTGGTAACGGGAAAACATCTGGTAAAGGTCATAAAGGTCAAAACGCTCGTTCTGGCGGAGGAGTTCGCCCAGGATTTGAGGGTGGTCAAACACCTTTATTCCAACGTCTTCCTAAACGTGGTTTCACAAACATCAGTCGTAAAGACTTTGCTATTGTAAACCTTGAAACGTTAAACCGCTTTGAAGACGGCACTGAAGTTACACCTGAACTTTTATTAGAGACCGGTGTAATCAGCAAGTTAAACTCAGGTGTTAAAGTCCTTGCTAAAGGTGCTGTTGAAAAGAAGCTTACAGTGAGAGCTCATAAATTCTCATCTGCCGCTAAAGAAGCAATCGAAGCAGCAGGCGGTAAGGCTGAGGTGATCTAATGTTTCAGACAATCTCCAATTTTATGCGCGTAAGTGATATCAGAAATAAGATCATTTTCACTCTTTTAATGTTAGTTATATTTCGAATTGGTACATTCATACCTGTTCCTAGTGTAAATCCAGATGTCCTAAAAGCTAGTGATGAATTAAATGTGTTTGGTATCTTAAATACGTTTGGTGGGGGAGCACTTTATAACTTCTCTATCCTAGCAATGGGGATTATGCCTTACATTACAGCATCCATTATCGTGCAGTTGTTACAAATGGATGTTGTACCAAAGTTCACTGAGTGGTCAAAGCAAGGTGAAGTAGGTCGTCGTAAATTGGCTCAATTTACTCGTTACGGTACAATTGTGCTAGGTTTTATCCAAGCACTTGGTATGTCTTATGGATTCAACAATATGGCTGGCGGTCAATTGATTGAAAACCCAGGAGTAGGTACTTATCTATTAATCGCTACAGTTTTAACTGGTGGAACTGCATTTTTAATGTGGTTAGGAGAACAGATTACTGCTAAAGGAGTAGGTAATGGTATTTCAATCATTATCTTCGCGGGGATCGTAGCTGCTATTCCTACGACAGTAAATCAAATCTATGCACAGCAGTTTGGCGATGCAGGAGATGCTCTATTCTTACGTATTGTTACTGTTGTTTTACTTTTATTAGCTGTTATTGCAATCGTGGTTGGTGTAATCTTCATTCAACAAGCATTACGTAAAATCCCGATTCAGTATGCAAAGCGTTTAGTTGCGAATAGTCCAGTTGGTGGACATTCAACACACTTACCGCTAAAAGTTAATGCAGCAGGAGTAATTCCAGTAATCTTTGCTATTTCATTTATCATTACTCCACCAACTATCGCTTCGTTTTTTGGTCAAAATGATGTAACATTATGGATTCAAAGAACATTCGATTATTCACAACCGGTTGGAATGATTTTATATGTTGCACTAATTATTGCTTTCACTTATTTCTATACATTCGTTCAGGTAAATCCAGAACAAATGGCAGAGAATTTAAAGAAGCAAGGTGGATATATTCCCGGCATCCGTCCAG
Coding sequences within it:
- the rpmD gene encoding 50S ribosomal protein L30, whose translation is MANKLAITLTRSVIGRPEDQRVTVRTLGLKKMHQTVVHEDNAAIRGMINKVSHLVTVTVTEQ
- the rplO gene encoding 50S ribosomal protein L15, with translation MKLHELKPAEGSRKTRNRVGRGTGSGNGKTSGKGHKGQNARSGGGVRPGFEGGQTPLFQRLPKRGFTNISRKDFAIVNLETLNRFEDGTEVTPELLLETGVISKLNSGVKVLAKGAVEKKLTVRAHKFSSAAKEAIEAAGGKAEVI
- the secY gene encoding preprotein translocase subunit SecY: MFQTISNFMRVSDIRNKIIFTLLMLVIFRIGTFIPVPSVNPDVLKASDELNVFGILNTFGGGALYNFSILAMGIMPYITASIIVQLLQMDVVPKFTEWSKQGEVGRRKLAQFTRYGTIVLGFIQALGMSYGFNNMAGGQLIENPGVGTYLLIATVLTGGTAFLMWLGEQITAKGVGNGISIIIFAGIVAAIPTTVNQIYAQQFGDAGDALFLRIVTVVLLLLAVIAIVVGVIFIQQALRKIPIQYAKRLVANSPVGGHSTHLPLKVNAAGVIPVIFAISFIITPPTIASFFGQNDVTLWIQRTFDYSQPVGMILYVALIIAFTYFYTFVQVNPEQMAENLKKQGGYIPGIRPGKNTQEYVTRILYRLTFVGAIFLSVISVLPVFFINFAGLPPSAQIGGTSLLIVVGVALETMKQLESQLVKRHYKGFIK